One genomic region from Manis pentadactyla isolate mManPen7 chromosome 12, mManPen7.hap1, whole genome shotgun sequence encodes:
- the ABCA7 gene encoding phospholipid-transporting ATPase ABCA7 isoform X5, whose product MAFRTQLMLLLWKNFLYRRRQPVQLLVELLWPLFLFFILVAVRHSHPPLEQHECHFPNKPLPSAGTVPWLQGLICNMNNTCFPHPTPGEEPGVLSNFNGSLVSRLLADARTILGGPSAHRMLTSLGKLMPTLRAAQGAAWPQPSDQPQEGPPLATEVLGTVLQGESLGSVSGQVQESMGSFVEAAKDLAQELLALPSLAELRALLQRPRGTGSPLEAVSEVLCSATGPSVPGGLSFSWYEASELKELVGQELEPALPNRGLSPACTELMGALDTHPMSRLLWRRLKPLVLGKLLFAPDTPFTRQLMAKVNQTFQELALLKDIQEVWEVLGPQLFTFMNNSANVARLQRLLQIQVKGRRRPGPRGQDWTQALQAFLDPLGSDYSWQKAHAEVGHLVGMLGRVMECVNLDKLEAAPSEAALVARALELLAERRFWAGVVVLGPADAADPSHFLEPGHVRIKIRMDIDDVTRTNKIRDRFWDPGPAADPLTDLRYVWGGFVYLQDLLERAAVHVLSGSTPRAALYLQQMPYPCYVDDAFLRVLSRSLPLFLTLAWIYSVALTVKAVVREKETRLRCTMRAMGLSGLVLWVSWFLSCLGPFFLSTVLLVLVLKSLLSPVAFGFGCESLALLEEQGEGAQWYNMGTGPAADVFSLAQVSGLLLLDAVLYGLATWYLEAVCPGQYGIPEPWDFPFRRSYWFGPQPPKYPAPPPAPQDPEVLVEGAPPGLIPGVSVRGLEKHFPSNPQPALRGLSLDFYQGQITAFLGHNGAGKTTTLSILSGLFPPTGGSAYILGHDVQSSMAAIRPHLGICPQYNVLFDMLTVDEHVWFYGRLKGLSAAAVGPEQDRLLQDVGLVHKRCTQTRHLSGGMQRKLSVAIAFVGGSQVVILDEPTAGVDPASRRGIWDLLIKYREGRTLILSTHHLDEAELLGDRVAVVAGGRLCCCGSPLFLRRHMGCGYYLTLVKGAPLLAAGKQGYAHLEDHVDAEQQREPGSRAGVAQLLALVRHWVSSAQLVEELPHELVLALPYGGALDGSFVKLFRELDLRLGELGLVGYGISDTSLEEIFLKVAQDCAVDTDPGKGAADGSHMLYPCLGIAHQDATPRLTVLPEAPALENGEPAGSAPETQALQGSGLDATGRAQGWALTYQQLRALLLKRFLLARRNCRGLFAQIVLPALFVGLALVFSLIVPPFGYYPALRLSPSMYGAQVSFFSDDAPGDPERAYLLEMLLEEAGLGEPHPQNSSNRAHEGTRPATCRFSVPEVPADVARVLASGNWTPESSSPACQCSRPGARRLLPNCPTAAGGPPPPQALTGSGEVVQNLTGRNLSDFLVKTYPRLVHQGLKTKKWVDEVRYGGFSLGGRDSPLPSGSEVGRSVEQLRALLSPQPGGALDRLLNNLTAWAHGLDAQDSLKIWFNNKGWHAMVAFVNRANNALLHACLPPGPAHRAHSITTLNHPLNLTKEQLSEAKLLASSVDVLISICVVFAMSFVPASFTLILIEERVTGAKHLQFMGGLSPTLYWLSNFLWDMCHYLLPACIVVLTFLAFQQRAYVAPANLPALLLLLLLYGWSITPLMYPASFLFSVPSTAYVVLTCINLFIGINGSMATFVLELFSDQKLKEVSRILKQVFLIFPHFCLGRGLIDMVRNQAMADAFERLGERQFQSPLCWEVVGKNLLAMVVQGPLFLLFTLLLQYRNRLLPQPKLRPLPPLGEEEEDVARERQRVVQGATQGDVLVLRDLTKVYHEQRTPAVDRLCLGIPPGECFGLLGVNGAGKTSTFRMVTGDMLPSGGEVVLAGHSVAREPAAAHRCMGYCPQSDAIFHLLTGCEHLELFARLRGVPEDQVAQTASSGLARLGLRQFADRLAGTYSGGNKRKLATAMALVGDPEVVFLDEPTTGMDPGARRFLWNSLLAVVRAGGSVVLTSHSMEECEALCTRLAVVVNGRFRCLGSPQRLKGRFGAGHTLTLRVPAAQPEPAAAFVAAAFPGAELREAHGGRLRFQLPPGGRCALARVFGELAAHGAEHGVEDFSVSQTTLEEVFLYFCKDQGKEEQEAGVEADPVSGPQRPRLIAHFLDDPSTAESVL is encoded by the exons ATGGCCTTCCGGACGCAGCTAATGCTGCTGCTTTGGAAGAATTTCCTGTATCGCAGGAGACAGCCG GTCCAGCTTTTGGTGGAACTGCTGTggcctctctttctcttcttcatccTGGTGGCGGTTCGCCATTCCCACCCACCACTGGAGCAGCATGAAT GCCACTTCCCCAACAAGCCTCTGCCCTCGGCGGGCACCGTACCTTGGCTACAGGGTCTCATCTGCAACATGAACAACACCTGCTTCCCACACCCCACCCCCGGCGAGGAGCCTGGGGTGCTCAGCAACTTCAACGGCTCCCT GGTCTCCCGGCTCCTGGCAGATGCCCGCACTATCCTGGGGGGCCCCAGTGCCCACAGGATGCTGACCAGCCTTGGAAAGCTGATGCCCACGCTGAGGGCTGCCCAGGGAGCAG CCTGGCCTCAGCCTAGCGACCAGCCACAGGAGGGACCACCCCTGGCTACCGAGGTGCTGGGGACTGTGCTTCAAGGG GAATCCCTGGGGTCTGTGTCGGGCCAAGTCCAGGAGTCCATGGGCAGCTTTGTGGAGGCTGCCAAGGACCTGGCCCAGGAG CTCCTGGCACTACCCAGCCTGGCAGAGCTGCGGGCACTGCTGCAGAGACCCCGAGGGACAGGGAGCCCCCTGGAGGCTGTGTCAGAAGTCCTCTGCAGTGCCACGGGGCCCAGTGTCCCTGGGGGTCTCTCCTTCAGCTGGTATGAGGCCAGCGAACTGAAGGAGCTGGTGGGGCAGGAGCTGGAGCCAGCCCTACCCAACAGGGGCCTCA GCCCTGCCTGCACTGAGCTGATGGGGGCCCTGGACACCCATCCAATGTCCCGCCTGCTCTGGAGGCGCCTGAAGCCGCTGGTCCTTGGGAAATTGCTGTTTGCACCGGACACACCATTCACTCGGCAGCTCATGGCCAAG GTGAACCAGACCTTCCAAGAGCTGGCTCTGTTGAAGGACATACAGGAGGTGTGGGAAGTGTTGGGACCTCAGCTCTTCACCTTCATGAATAACAGTGCAAATGTGGCCAGGCTGCAG AGGCTCCTGCAAATTCAGGTCAAAGGAAGGAGGCGGCCGGGGCCCAGAGGCCAGGACTGGACCCAGGCCCTTCAAGCCTTTCTGGACCCCCTCGGAAGCGACTACAGCTGGCAGAAGGCCCACGCTGAAGTGGGGCACCTGGTGGGCATGCTGGGCCGTGTAATGGAG TGCGTGAACCTGGACAAGCTGGAGGCAGCGCCCTCCGAGGCGGCCCTGGTGGCGCGCGCGCTGGAGCTGCTCGCTGAGCGCCGCTTCTGGGCCGGCGTCGTTGTCCTGGGGCCTGCGGACGCCGCGGACCCCTCACACTTCCTAGAACCTGGCCACGTTCGCATCAAGATCCGCATGGACATCGATGACGTCACGAGAACCAATAAGATCAGGGACAG GTTCTGGGACCCCGGCCCGGCCGCTGATCCCCTGACGGACCTGCGGTACGTGTGGGGTGGCTTCGTGTACCTGCAGGACCTGCTGGAGCGCGCGGCCGTGCACGTGCTCAGCGGCTCCACGCCGCGCGCCGCCCTCTACCTGCAGCAGATGCCCTACCCGTGCTACGTGGACGACGC GTTCCTGCGCGTGCTGAGCCGGTCGCTGCCGCTCTTCCTGACGCTGGCCTGGATCTACTCGGTGGCGCTGACGGTGAAGGCCGTGGTGCGCGAGAAGGAGACGCGGCTGCGCTGCACCATGCGTGCCATGGGGCTCAGCGGCCTGGTGCTGTGGGTCAGCTGGTTCCTCAGTTGCCTGGGGCCCTTCTTCCTTAGCACCGTGCTGCTCGTTCTGGTGCTCAAG AGCCTGCTGTCCCCCGTGGCCTTCGGCTTCGGCTGCGAGAGCCTGGCGCTGCTGGAGGAGCAGGGCGAGGGCGCACAGTGGTACAACATGGGCACCGGGCCTGCGGCCGACGTCTTCAGCCTGGCCCAGGTCTCAGGCCTTCTGCTGCTCGATGCCGTGCTCTACGGCCTGGCCACTTGGTACCTGGAGGCCGTGTGCCCAG GCCAGTACGGTATCCCTGAACCGTGGGATTTTCCCTTTCGGAGGAGCTACTGGTTCGGGCCTCAGCCGCCCAAGTATcctgccccaccccctgccccgcaGGACCCAGAGG TGTTGGTGGAGGGGGCCCCTCCCGGCCTGATTCCTGGGGTGTCCGTGCGGGGCCTGGAAAAGCACTTCCCCAGCAACCCACAACCAGCCCTGCGCGGGCTCAGCCTGGACTTCTACCAGGGCCAGATCACTGCCTTCCTGGGCCACAACGGGGCTGGCAAGACCACCACATT GTCCATCCTGAGCGGCCTCTTCCCCCCAACTGGGGGCTCTGCGTACATCCTGGGCCACGATGTCCAGTCCAGCATGGCGGCCATCCGGCCTCACCTGGGCATCTGCCCACAGTACAATGTGCTGTTTGACAT GCTGACTGTGGACGAGCATGTGTGGTTCTACGGGAGGCTGAAGGGTCTGAGTGCCGCAGCTGTGGGCCCTGAGCAGGACCGGCTTCTGCAGGACGTGGGGCTCGTCCACAAGCGCTGTACACAGACGCGCCACCTCTCTG GTGGCATGCAGCGGAAGCTTTCTGTGGCCATTGCCTTTGTGGGGGGCTCCCAGGTGGTTATCCTGGATGAGCCAACAGCTGGTGTGGACCCCGCTTCCCGCCGTGGCATTTGGGATCTCCTGATCAAATACCGGGAAG GTCGCACCCTGATCCTCTCCACCCACCACCTGGATGAGGCGGAGCTGCTGGGAGACCGGGTGGCAGTGGTGGCAGGTGGCCGCTTGTGCTGTTGCGGCTCCCCGCTCTTCCTGCGTCGCCACATGGGCTGTGGGTACTATCTGACCCTGGTGAAGGGTGCCCCACTCCTGGCTGCCGGCAAGCAG GGATACGCTCACTTGGAGGACCATGTGGATGCcgagcagcagagagagccagGCAGCAGAGCTG GTGTGGCCCAGCTGCTGGCCCTGGTGAGGCACTGGGTGTCCAGTGCCCAGCTGGTTGAGGAGCTGCCCCACGAGCTGGTGCTGGCACTGCCCTACGGGGGCGCCCTGGATGGCAGCTTCGTCAAGCTCTTCCGTGAGCTGGACCTGCGCCTGGGGGAGCTGGGGCTAGTGGGCTACGGCATCTCTGACACCAGCCTGGAGGAG ATCTTCCTGAAGGTGGCCCAGGACTGTGCTGTGGACACAGACCCAGGGAAGGGAGCTGCAG ACGGTAGCCACATGCTGTACCCATGCTTAGGAATTGCTCACCAAGATGCGACCCCACGGCTCACAGTCCTGCCAGAGGCGCCAGCCCTGGAGAATGGGGAGCCCG CTGGGTCTGCCCCAGAGACACaggccctgcagggctctgggctggacGCCACAGGCCGGGCGCAGGGCTGGGCGCTGACGTACCAACAGCTCCGGGCCCTGCTTCTCAAGCGCTTTCTGCTTGCCCGCCGCAACTGCCGGGGCCTATTTGCACAG ATCGTGCTGCCTGCCCTCTTTGTGGGCCTGGCACTGGTGTTCAGCCTCATTGTGCCGCCCTTTGGGTACTACCCGGCTCTGCGGCTCAGCCCCAGCATGTATGGTGCCCAGGTGTCCTTCTTCAG TGATGATGCCCCGGGGGACCCCGAACGTGCCTACCTGCTGGAGATGCTGCTGGAGGAGGCAGGACTGGGGGAGCCTCACCCACAGAATAGCTCCAACAG GGCACATGAGGGCACACGGCCCGCCACCTGCCGGTTCTCAGTGCCCGAGGTTCCTGCAGATGTGGCCCGGGTCTTGGCCAGTGGCAACTGGACCCCGGAGTCTTCGTCCCCAGCCTGCCAGTGCAGCCGGCCGGGTGCCCGGCGCCTGCTGCCCAACTGCCCCACTGCGGCTGGTGGTCCCCCGCCACCCCAGGCGCTGACTGGCTCCGGGGAGGTGGTGCAGAATCTAACAGGCCGGAACCTGTCTGACTTCCTGGTCAAGACCTACCCGCGTCTGGTGCACCAGGG CCTGAAGACCAAGAAGTGGGTGGACGAGGTCAG GTATGGGGGCTTCTCCCTGGGGGGCCGAGACTCACCCCTGCCCTCGGGGAGCGAGGTGGGCCGCTCTGTGGAGCAGCTACGGGCACTGCTGAGCCCACAGCCTGGTGGGGCCCTCGACCGCCTCCTGAACAACCTCACAGCGTGGGCCCACGGCCTGGACGCTCAGGACAGCCTCAAG ATTTGGTTCAACAACAAGGGCTGGCATGCCATGGTGGCCTTCGTCAATCGGGCCAACAACGCACTCCTACACGCCTGCCTGCCCCCAGGCCCCGCCCACCGTGCCCACAGCATCACCACACTCAACCATCCCCTGAACCTCACCAAGGAGCAGCTGTCTGAGGCCAAGCT GTTGGCCTCTTCAGTGGACGTGCTCATCTCCATCTGCGTGGTCTTCGCAATGTCCTTTGTCCCAGCCAGCTTCACCCTCATCCTCATTGAGGAGCGCGTCACTGGGGCCAAACACCTGCAGTTCATGGGGGGCCTGTCCCCCACTCTCTACTGGCTCAGCAACTTTCTCTGGGACATG TGTCACTACTTGCTGCCAGCGTGCATCGTGGTGCTCACTTTCCTGGCCTTCCAGCAGAGGGCATACGTGGCCCCTGCCAACCTGCCCGCCCTGTTGCTCCTGCTTCTGCTGTATGG GTGGTCTATCACGCCACTCATGTATCcagcctccttcctcttctccgTGCCCAGCACTGCCTATGTGGTGCTCACCTGCATCAACCTCTTTATTGGCATCAACGGCAGCATGGCCACCTTCGTGCTTGAGCTCTTCTCTGATCAG AAGCTGAAGGAGGTGAGCCGGATCCTAAAACAGGTCTTCCTTATCTTCCCTCACTTCTGCCTGGGCCGGGGGCTCATCGACATGGTGCGGAACCAGGCCATGGCTGATGCCTTTGAGCGCTTGG GAGAAAGACAGTTCCAATCTCCCCTGTGCTGGGAGGTGGTTGGCAAGAACCTCTTGGCCATGGTGGTACAGGGGcctcttttcctcctcttcaCGCTCCTGCTGCAGTACCGTAACCGCCTCCTGCCGCA ACCCAAGCTGAGGCCACTGCCCCCgctgggggaagaggaggaggatgtgGCCCGTGAGCGGCAACGGGTGGTCCAAGGGGCCACCCAGGGGGATGTGTTGGTGCTGAGGGATCTGACCAAG GTTTACCATGAGCAGAGGACACCAGCTGTTGACCGCTTGTGCCTGGGGATCCCCCCTGGTGAG TGTTTCGGGCTGCTGGGCGTGAATGGAGCAGGGAAGACATCCACATTTCGTATGGTGACCGGGGACATGCTGCCCAGTGGGGGCGAGGTGGTGCTGGCAGGCCACAG TGTGGCCCGGGAACCGGCCGCTGCACACCGCTGCATGGGCTACTGCCCTCAGTCGGATGCCATTTTCCACCTGCTGACTGGTTGTGAGCACCTGGAGCTGTTCGCGCGCCTGCGTGGTGTCCCGGAGGACCAGGTGGCCCAG ACCGCGAGCTCGGGCCTGGCGCGCCTGGGGCTCCGGCAGTTCGCGGACCGGCTCGCGGGCACCTACAGCGGCGGCAACAAGCGGAAGCTGGCGACAGCCATGGCGCTGGTGGGGGACCCGGAGGTGGTCTTTCTG GACGAGCCGACCACAGGCATGGACCCGGGCGCACGGCGTTTTCTCTGGAACAGCCTCCTGGCCGTGGTGCGGGCGGGCGGCTCCGTGGTGCTCACCTCGCACAG CATGGAGGAGTGTGAGGCGCTCTGCACGCGCCTGGCCGTCGTGGTGAACGGCCGGTTCCGCTGCCTGGGCAGCCCGCAGCGCCTCAAGGGCAG GTTTGGGGCTGGACACACGCTGACCCTGCGGGTGCCCGCGGCGCAGCCCGAGCCGGCGGCGGCCTTCGTGGCGGCGGCGTTCCCAGGCGCTGAGCTGCGGGAGGCGCACGGCGGCCGCCTGCGCTTCCAACTGCCTCCAGGAGGGCGCTGCGCCTTGGCGCGCGTCTTCGGAGAGCTGGCGGCGCACGGGGCGGAGCACGGCGTGGAGGACTTCTCCGTGAGCCAGACCACGCTGGAGGAG GTGTTCCTGTATTTCTGTAAAGACCAGgggaaggaggagcaggaggcCGGAGTGGAGGCAGACCCTGTTTCGGGCCCGCAGCGCCCCCGCCTTATCGCTCACTTCCTGGACGACCCCAGCACCGCCGAGTCGGTGCTCTGA